The genomic segment ACCCAAGATTACGATTTAATTGGTCGTTCCTTACACGATGAAATTGTAGAACCGTTACGAAGTGTTCTTATTCCAGGATTTGATTTAATCAAACAAGCTGCTCTTGAAAATGGCGCGCTAGGGTCAGGAATATCCGGTTCAGGTCCTTCGATTTTTGCGTTAAGCAAAGGAGCGGCAACCGCCGAAAAAATCGCCAAAGCCATGAGTGCGGTATATGACGCGATCAACTTACCTTATGAAATTCATGTATCCAAAGTGAATTCAGAAGGAGTTAAAATACTATAAAAATTATTTAAGATTTCTGATTAACGATTTTTGATTGCAGATGTAACCCAAGTTACTAAAAAATCAAAAATCGTTAATCCACAATCTTCAATCTAAAATCAAATGAAATATTACAGTTTAAACCATAACGCACCTAAAGTTTCTTTCGAAGAAGCTGTTATACAAGGATTAGCAACCGATAGAGGATTGTATTTTCCAGAAAACATTACCCCATTACCTGCAGCCTTTTTTGATACCATCGAAAATCAAAGCAACGAAGAAATTGCTTTTCAAGCTATACAACAATTTGTAGGCGATGAGATTCCTGAAACCGAACTTCGAGCTATTATTAAAGAAACCTTGTGTTTTGATTTTCCGGTGGTCGAAGTAGAAAAAGGAATTTATTCCTTAGAATTATTTCATGGTCCAACAATGGCGTTTAAGGATGTGGGAGCGCGATTTATGTCACGTTTTTTGGGTTATTTCAATCGCAATGACAAGACCGCAAAAAATACCGTTTTAGTCGCTACTTCTGGAGATACAGGAGGAGCCGTAGCAAGTGGTTTTCTTGGTGTGGAAGGTGTAGATGTAATTATACTTTATCCTTCAGGAAAAGTAAGCGACATTCAAGAAAGACAATTGACTACTTTGGGACAAAACATCAAAGCCTTAGAAGTGGATGGCGTTTTCGATAATTGCCAAGACATGGTCAAAAAAGCGTTTTTGGACGAAAGTCTGAAACATCACAATTTAACTTCAGCCAATTCCATTAATATTGCCCGTTGGTTACCGCAAATGTTTTATTTCTTCTTTGCTTACAAAGCATTGAAAAGCCAAAAAAAACCCTTAGTATTCTCTTGCCCAAGTGGTAATTTCGGAAATATTTGTGCCGGTATCATTGCTAAAAAAATGGGATTACCGGTACAGCACTTTGTAGCATCTACGAATGTAAACGATACGGTTCCAAGATTTTTAATCAATGGAATTTACGACCCAAAACCATCTATCGCTACGATTTCTAATGCTATGGATGTGGGTAACCCAAGTAATTTCATCCGAATCCAAGAAATGTATCAGAACGATTTGGAGCAATTCAAAACCGATTTTTCTTCCTATACTTTTTCAGACGAAGCCACTTTGGAAGCAATGAAAACCATTTACACTACCAATGGATATATAGCTGAACCGCATGGCGCTGTAGGTTATTTAGGATTGAAAAAAGAATTAGAAAACCATTCGGATGCGATTGGAATATTCTTAGAAACCGCGCATCCTATCAAGTTTTTAGATGTGGTAGAACCGGCGCTGAATGTAAAATTGCCTATTCCACCACAAATCGAAAGTGTCTTAGGAAAAGAAAAAGTAAGAACCAAAATCAAAACTTACGAAGAGTTGAAAGCCTATTTGGGATAAAATTCCGAAATTTACACTCGATAGATTCTAAGTAAAAACTATAGTATGATTGCAAAAGCAGTAGCAGAAGACATTGCCTCTTTAAATACACTAATCAATTCGGCTTATCGTGGCGAGTTTTCCAAAAAAGGCTGGACTACCGAAGCCCATCTTTTGGAAGGTGGTCGAACCACTGAAGCTGAACTACTTGACATCATTCTAGACGCTTCCAACACCATTCTAAAATATTCGGACAACGGTAAAATAATAGGTTGTGTACTTTTAAAAGTCAAAGCAAACGAACTGTATTTAGGAATGCTAACTGTTTCTCCTGACTTGCAAAATAGTGGTATCGGAAAAAAATTATTGCATCAAGCCGAAGTTTTCGCCGCTGCAATACGCCTGCCAAAAATAATCATGACTGTAATTACAGTACGTGAAGAATTGATTGCCTGGTACAAACGAAATGGATATGTGGATACAGGAGCCAGAGAGCCTTTCCCTGTGAGCGACGTTTTCAATCCAATAACACAAGAACCTTTGGAGTTTATGGTCTTGGAAAAAGTAATTGCATAATTACAGACCCAAACTCAAATACGCTTTCCCTAAATACGAAATGATATCCGAAGCGATAAACGATTGATAACCTGTTTCATGCAAGGCAATGTCTGCCGTCAATCCGTGAAGACACACCCCTAAAAGTGCCGCGTCGATGGGTTCATACGACTGTGCCAATAAACTAGTAATCATTCCCGTCAACACATCGCCACTACCCGCCGTAGCCAAAGCCGAATTGCCTGTGGTATTTTTATAAACCAAATCGCCATCAATACAATGCGTGGGAGCCCCTTTCATCACAACAATCAATTGGTATTTTTTAGAAAAAGCAATTGTTTTTTCAAACAGTTCGGCTTCCGAATTCCATTTCCCAATCAAACGTTCCAATTCTTTTAGATGTGGCGTGACAATTGTTTTAGGAGCCAGCAAAGACAACCAATCCGGATGCAATGCCAAAATATTCAACGCATCCGCATCAAGAACTAGAGGAATGGTATTCGTTTTCAAAAATTCATACAATCCCTGTTGCGTAATGGCATCTTGACCCAAACCAGGACCAATACCAATAGCATTAGGCACTATATCAAAATGAATTACCGATATACAATGGTCTTGAACATCCGTCAACACCATGACTTCAGGTACCGCTATTTGTACAATCTCATAACCACATTGAGGAATAAAAGCAGTGACCAATCCACAGCCCGACTTCATCGCCGCTTTAGCCGACAAACAAACCGAACCCATCTTACCATAACTCCCTCCTACTAACAACACATGTCCTTGCCTCCCTTTATGAGTAGTAGCAACCATCGGTTGGTAGCGTTGTAGAATTTGGTGTTGATCAACAATAGTGGTAGGCATCATAGCATAGAGTAAAGTACTAAAGTTACAAAAGTTTTCCCACTCTAGAGAGCCTATTCCATTACTTTATAAGAGCAGCAGTTGTAGTACCGGAACATGAACTGTCCCGCTATCCGCGCTACAAGGTAGCTAGCTTCTATCGGGGCTACTAAAGACGTTTGTATTCTATAACAAAACACAATCATTTTAAAACAAAAAACCCCGTTTCGTTAGAAACAGGGTTTTTAAAAGACTTGAGGGCTATGCCCGACTGAGCGAAGCTAAAGGCGACATTTGATTTTAAGAGGAGGAAGCCCAGTAGGCTTCAGGTATAAAACAAAAACCCCGTTTCGTTAGAAACAGGGTTTTAAAAAGAAAGGCGACGACATACTCTCCCACATAACTGCAGTACCATCTGCGCAGGCGGGCTTAACTACTCTGTTCGGGATGGGAAGAGGTGAGCCCCGCCGCAATAACCACCTTAAGATTATTGTTTAAGGTTTCAAGTTTTTTTAGTTTAAGGTTGTAACCTTGAACTTTAAACATTGAACTTCAAACGCAGCTTCGCTGCAAATATCTTAACATACTGAGATAAAGAAAAGTAATTAGAAAATTTCTCCCCTCCTTCCCCTGAGGTGACTCGAAGGGAGGAGGGAAAACGTACATAAGCTTACGGGTTATTAGTACTACTCGACTATGACATTACTGCCTTTACATCTATAGCCTATCAACGTGGTCATCTCCCACGACCCTTAAAAGAAATCTCATCTTGTGGTGGGTTTCGCGCTTATATGCTTTCAGCGCTTATCCCTTCCAAACGTAGCTACTCTGCGGTGCCCCTGGCGGGACAACAGATACACTAGAGGTTTGTCCAATTCGGTCCTCTCGTACTAGAATCAGATCCACTCAAATTTCTTGCGCCCACAGTAGATAGAGACCGAACTGTCTCACGACGTTCTGAACCCAGCTCGCGTGCCACTTTAATGGGCGAACAGCCCAACCCTTGGGACCTTCTCCAGCCCCAGGATGTGACGAGCCGACATCGAGGTGCCAAACCCCCCCGTCGATATGAGCTCTTGGGGGAGATCAGCCTGTTATCCCCGGCGTACCTTTTATCCTTTGAGCGATGGCCCTTCCATGCGGAACCACCGGATCACTATGCTCTACTTTCGTACCTGATCGACCTGTATGTCTCTCAGTCAAGCTCCCTTATGCCATTGCACTCTACGCACGGTTACCAAGCGTACTGAGGGAACCTTTAGAAGCCTCCGTTACTCTTTTGGAGGCGACCACCCCAGTCAAACTACCCACCAAGCAATGTCCCCCGCTTAAGCGGGGTTAGGCCTCAGATAAACAAAGGGTTGTATTTCAACAATGACTCCACAACGCCTGGCGACGCCACTTCATAGTCTCCAACCTATCCTACACATCATTTATCCAAGGTCAATACTAAGCTATAGTAAAGGTGCACAGGGTCTTTTCGTCCCACTGCGGGTAAACGGCATCTTCACCGTTACTACAATTTCACCGAGCTCATGGCTGAGACAGTGTCCAGATCGTTACACCATTCGTGCAGGTCGGAACTTACCCGACAAGGAATTTCGCTACCTTAGGACCGTTATAGTTACGGCCGCCGTTTACTGGGGCTTCAATTCAATGCTTCTCCGAAGATAACATCTCCTCTTAACCTTCCAGCACCGGGCAGGTGTCAGGCCCTATACTTCATCTTACGATTTTGCAGAGCCCTGTGTTTTTGATAAACAGTCGCCTGGACCTCTTCACTGCGGCCAGCTTGCGCTGGCGACCTTTCTCCCGAAGTTACAGGTCTATTTTGCCTAATTCCTTAGCCATGAATCTCTCGAGCACCTTAGGATTCTCTCCTCGACTACCTGTGTCGGTTTGCGGTACGGGTACTTATTACCTGAAGTTTAGAGGTTTTTCTTGGAAGCCCTTAGGCGCACTATCTCTTTGACCGAAGTCTCCGAGTACTATCGTATTTCCCCAAGATCTGTGGATTTGCCTGCAGATCTTATAGGTAGGTACTTCAACGAACTATTCCGTCAGTTCGCGGCGCTTTCATCACTCCGTCACCCCATCACAGTAATAAGTAGTACGGGAATATTAACCCGTTGTCCATCGACTGTCCCTTTCGGGTTCGCCTTAGGTCCCGACTAACCCACAGCTGATTAGCATAGCTGTGGAAACCTTAGTCTTTCGGTGTGCGGGTTTCTCGCCCGCATTATCGTTACTTATGCCTACATTTTCTTTTCCAGCCAGTCCAGCATACCTTACGATACACCTTCAACCCTGCTGGAATGCTCCCCTACCACTTGTATATAATACAAATCCATAGCTTCGGTACTATACTTATGCCCGATTATTATCCATGCTCGTCCGCTCGACTAGTGAGCTGTTACGCACTCTTTAAATGAATGGCTGCTTCCAAGCCAACATCCTAGCTGTCTGGGCAGACAAACCTCGTTCTTTCAACTTAGTATAGATTTGGGGACCTTAGCTGATGGTCTGGGTTCTTTCCCTCTCGGACTTGGACCTTAGCACCCAAGCCCTCACTGCTGGTAAACATTATATAGCATTCGGAGTTTGTCAGGAATTGGTAGGCGGTGAAGCCCCCGCATCCAATCAGTAGCTCTACCTCTATATAACTTAAATCCAGCGCTGCACCTAAATGCATTTCGGGGAGTACGAGCTATTTCCGAGTTTGATTGGCCTTTCACCCCTACCCACAGGTCATCCGAAGACTTTTCAACGTCAACCGGTTCGGACCTCCACTATGTGTTACCACAGCTTCATCCTGCCCATGGGTAGATCACACGGTTTCGCGTCTAACACTACTGACTAAAGCGCCCTATTCAGACTCGCTTTCGCTACGGATCCGTGACTTAACCACTTATCCTTGCCAGCAACGTTAACTCGTAGGCTCATTATGCAAAAGGCACGCCGTCACCCCACGAAAGGGCTCCGACCGCTTGTAAGCGTATGGTTTCAGGATCTATTTCACTCCGTTATTCACGGTTCTTTTCACCTTTCCCTCACGGTACTGGTTCACTATCGGTCTCTCAGGAGTATTTAGCCTTAGCGGATGGTCCCGCCAAATTCAGACAGGGTTTCACGTGCCCCGCCCTACTCAGGATACCACTATCCTTTACACTCATTACCTATACGGGACTATCACCCTCTACGGTCCTACTTTCCAGTAGATTCTAGTTCTTTGTGCAAGAAATCTCGTGGTCCTACAACCCCAACATTGCCGTAACAACATTGGTTTGGGCTAATCCGCGTTCGCTCGCCACTACTTACGGAATCACTTTTGTTTTCTTCTCCTCCGCCTACTTAGATGTTTCAGTTCAGCGGGTTTGCCCACCTATCGGTGTACTATGTCTTCAACATAGTGGGTTGCCCCATTCAGGTATTTACGGATCGTATCGTGTGTGCCAATCCCCGTAACTTTTCGCAGCTTATCACGCCTTTCATCGCCTCTGAGAGCCTAGGCATCCCCCATACGCCCTTATTTTGCTTATTGTACCAACTTATTAATTAAAATAAGCCGTTTCTTTTACTTGTCTAATGATAAACAAGCAAAAATGTTTTCTACTTTATTATTTTCTTATCTCAATATGTCAATGAACGTTAAACTAGTGTGCAGTATTCAGATTTTAGTATTCAGTTACTACTGATAACTAAGTCCTGTGGACTGTCCACTGTTTTTGTGGAGAATAACGGAGTCGAACCGTTGACCTCCTGCGTGCAAGGCAGGCGCTCTAGCCAGCTGAGCTAATCCCCCGTGTTTTAGTTGTCAGTTATCAGTCGTCTGTTGACAGTATAATGATAAAGACAACATCCATCGGATGACTCAACTTCTAAAATTTCCATAAGTTAAAAAATAGTAGTCCCGCCCAGACTCGAACTGGGGACCCCTACATTATCAGTGTAGTACTCTAACCAGCTGAGCTACGAGACTCTGTTTTTTACTTATTTGTATTATTTGAACTAACAGCAAGAGTAATATTATCATGAAATTCAATCCCATGTCGATCTATCGTCTTCTTTCTTGAAAGTGTTACCAAGGCAACTAACATTCAAGCTCTAGAAAGGAGGTGTTCCAGCCGCACCTTCCGGTACGGCTACCTTGTTACGACTTAGCCCTAGTTACCAGTTTTACCCTAGGCAGCTCCTTGCGGTCACCGACTTCAGGCACCCCCAGCTTCCATGGCTTGACGGGCGGTGTGTACAAGGCCCGGGAACGTATTCACCGGATCATGGCTGATATCCGATTACTAGCGATTCCAGCTTCACGGAGTCGAGTTGCAGACTCCGATCCGAACTGTGACCGGTTTTGTAGATTCGCTCCTGGTCGCCCAGTGGCTGCTCTCTGTACCGGCCATTGTAGCACGTGTGTAGCCCAAGGCGTAAGGGCCGTGATGATTTGACGTCATCCCCACCTTCCTCACAGTTTACACTGGCAGTCTTGTTAGAGTTCCCGACATGACTCGCTGGCAACTAACAACAGGGGTTGCGCTCGTTATAGGACTTAACCTGACACCTCACGGCACGAGCTGACGACAACCATGCAGCACCTTGTAATTTGTCTTGCGAAAGTTCTGTTTCCAAAACGGTCAAACTACATTTAAGCCTTGGTAAGGTTCCTCGCGTATCATCGAATTAAACCACATGCTCCACCGCTTGTGCGGGCCCCCGTCAATTCCTTTGAGTTTCATTCTTGCGAACGTACTCCCCAGGTGGGATACTTATCACTTTCGCTTAGCCACTGAGATTGCTCCCAACAGCTAGTATCCATCGTTTACGGCGTGGACTACCAGGGTATCTAATCCTGTTCGCTACCCACGCTTTCGTCCATCAGCGTCAATCCATTAGTAGTAACCTGCCTTCGCAATTGGTATTCCATGTAATCTCTAAGCATTTCACCGCTACACTACATATTCTAGTTACTTCCTAATAATTCAAGTTTAACAGTATCAATGGCCGTTCCACCGTTGAGCGATGGGCTTTCACCACTGACTTATTAAACCGCCTACGGACCCTTTAAACCCAATGATTCCGGATAACGCTTGGATCCTCCGTATTACCGCGGCTGCTGGCACGGAGTTAGCCGATCCTTATTCTTACAGTACCGTCAAGCTCCCTCACGAGGGAGTGTTTCTTCCTGTACAAAAGCAGTTTACAATCCATAGGACCGTCATCCTGCACGCGGCATGGCTGGATCAGGCTTGCGCCCATTGTCCAATATTCCTCACTGCTGCCTCCCGTAGGAGTCTGGTCCGTGTCTCAGTACCAGTGTGGGGGATCTCCCTCTCAGGACCCCTACCCATCGTCGCCATGGTAAGCCGTTACCTTACCATCTAGCTAATGGGACGCATGCTCATCTTTTACCGTTGGAACTTTAATGTGAAAACCATGCGATTCTCACATACTATGAGGTATTAATCCAAATTTCTCTGGGCTATCCCTCTGTAAAAGGTAGATTGCATACGCGTTACGCACCCGTGCGCCGGTCTCTAGTTCCGAAGAACTATACCCCTCGACTTGCATGTGTTAAGCCTGCCGCTAGCGTTCATCCTGAGCCAGGATCAAACTCTTCATCGTATATTATGCGAAGCAAATAAATTTACTTCTATGTATTATGACAATGATCTAATGGTCTTTTTCGAATCTTACGATTCTATTACTCTTTAATTTGTTTTGAAATCTCTTTCAAAACGGCTGTCAATTCAATATGTCTAGGAACGTGTCTTTTTTGTTTGTCGCTTGTTTCTCAAAGCGGGTGCAAAAGTACAACTTCTTTTTTATCTCGCAAGTATTATTAAAAGTTTTTTTTAAGAAAATTACTTTTCCTTTTTTCTCTCTTTTTACTCACTCAATCTATTCAAGAACTTGTCTCCTTTTCGGGAGGGCAAAGATAATTACTTTTTTATCTCTGGCAAATTTTTAAAGCAAAATTTCTTTTATCTTATTTGGTTTGCTTTTCAATATTGAAGTAAGAACGTCTGCTTTATTGCGGGTGCAAAAGTACAACCTAAATCCGCTCTCACAAGCTTTTCTACACTTTATTTTTGTTCTTTTTCTTAACTTGCTGATAACCCGTTTTCTATAAATGAAAGTTTTTTTGAATTACGAATTTTGAATAATGAATTATGATGCTATATCAAGAAAATTGGAATGTTGAATTGTTATTGAACTTGGAATGTTGAATAACGAATATTGAATTTTGAAATTGCATTTAACCGTATAAGGAATATAAGAGAATATAAGGTTTGGGAAATTTGATATTGTTATTGAACTTGGAATGTTGAACAACGAATATTGAATTTTGAACTTTGAAATTATTATTGAAGTTCAACCCGCGTTAGGGATAGTAGCGGCATCCTTTTTAAAAGGGGACTGAGGAACTCGAAGTCAACTTTTAAAAAGATAAAGCGGATAGCCCGACCTGAAAGGGAACGCCCCACATCGACAAGCTCAGTGGACACAATTATTTATTGGCAGAACTAACTTTGGCTTCCCAAGTCGCACTTAGATTATCAAAATCTACTTTAATTGCTGGTGGTTGATTTTGTAAACGACCCGTTTCGAAGGCGTAGACCAAAATGGATTCTATCAAGTAGTCTTCATTATTGTTGTACGGATCGTATTTGGTTTTTAAATTAATGTCAAAAACTCTTGCTGTGGTATTGGACCAAAAGGCTTTCCAACCACTCTTGAGATCAGCAATTAAATCATAAGTTGATGTACCTGTTTGTCTGTGAATTAATTTAACTAGAATCTGACCTTGTTTACGGGATAACTTTTTAAGTTTTGCCTCAAACTCGTTGGTTAAATAATTTTCGACAATCTTGAAGTATTTCTTTTTTTCGCGTTCTGTTTTAAGATTTGCCATACCTCTGTTTAAAGCCGTCAATCTCTCTGCAGTAATTTTAGCATAAGGATATACTTTTAAAACTCGGTTTTGAAGCAAGGCAAATTGTTTTCTCGCTTCGATATCTAATTTTTCTTTTCGAACAATTAACTCCGGAAGTTCAATAGTATCATTTAAAATCGTGTCGTTCTCTATAATAATGTCCGACTCTTTTTGAATCACTTGGGCTTGAATAGCTGAAGTAAGTAGTAGGAAGCAAATTAAAAATAGTGTGCGTTTCATCGTTGAAAAGTTTAATTACAAAATTATACATTCTATACACAACTCTAATGCCAAATTTATAATTTAGCAAAAAAATAATTTATGAGCACTACATCTATATTAAACGAAAAATCGATTAGCTTTTTAGAAAGCTACCTTAATAATGCATCTCCGACTGGATTTGAGGCCGAAGGTCAGAAAATTTGGATGGAATATGTAAAACCGTATGTGGACACTTTTATCACTGATACCTACGGAACCGCTGTGGGAATCATCAATCCGGATGCTCCTTATAAAGTGGTGATTGAAGGTCATGCTGACGAAATTGCTTGGTATGTCAACTATATTACTGACGACGGATTAATTTACGTAATTAGAAATGGTGGTTCTGATCATCAAATTGCACCTTCTAAACGAGTAAACATTCATACTAAAAACGGAATCGTAAAAGGAGTCTTTGGTTGGCCAGCCATTCATACTCGCAACAGAGGAAAAGAAGAGCCAGCCAAAACCGACAATATTTTTATTGATTGCGGTTGCGAAAACAAAGAACAAGTTGAAAAACTAGGCGTTCACGTAGGTTGTGTAATTACCTATCCTGACGAATTCATGGTATTGAACGAAAACAAATTCGTTTGTCGTGCCATTGACAACCGTATGGGAGGTTTCATGATTGCTGAAGTGGCGCGATTGTTACACGAAAATGGTAAAAAATTACCTTTCGGATTGTATATCACCAATTCGGTTCAAGAAGAAGTGGGATTACGTGGTGCCGAAATGATTACTCAAACCATCAAACCTAACGTAGCCATTGTAACCGATGTGTGTCACGACTCTACTACTCCAATGATTGATAAAAAAATTGAAGGAGAAACGAAAATTGGCAAAGGACCTGTTGTTACTTACGCTCCTGCTGTACAGAATAATTTAAGAGAATTGATTTTAAATACTGCCACCGAGAAAAACATTCCTTTTCAGCGATTGGCTTCGTCAAGAGTGACTGGAACTGATACGGATGCTTTTGCATACAGCAATGGCGGTGTGGCTTCGGCTTTAATTTCACTTCCGTTACGTTACATGCACACCACCGTAGAAATGGTGCATCGCGAGGACGTGGAAAATGTCATTAATTTGATTTATGAAACCTTATTAAAAATAGAAAACGAAGAAACTTTTTCGTATTTCAAATAGTTTAGGAGCTATTCCCGCTTTTCGCTATATCTTTATAGCCCTAGCTTCGAGAATCTCAGCTTTAAGACTATAAAGGATGCCTCTTCAATCGGGGCTAAATAAAAAAACGCAATTCTTACGAATTGCGTTTTTTTATATCAAATTGGAATTCTTATCTGTTCTTCAAGAAATCTACAACGTTCTTTTCAATTCGCTCATTAATATTCGTAATGTCGGCTTTTACAAATTTCTCACCCAAGATATTTTCGTACAACTCAATGTATCGTTCTGAAACCGATTCGATGTAAGTGTCTGTCATATCCGGAATTTGTTGTCCGTCTTGTCCTTGGAACCCGTTTTCAATTAACCAACGACGTACGAACTCTTTTGATAATTGTTTTTGTTCTTCTCCATTTGCTTGTCTTTCAGCATATCCTTCTGCGTAGAAATAACGAGAAGAATCAGGAGTATGAATTTCGTCAATCAACACAATTTTACCGTCTTTGGTTTTACCAAACTCATATTTGGTATCTACTAAAATCAATCCGCGACTCGCAGCAATTTCAGTTCCTCTTTGGTATAAAGCTCTCGTGTATTTTTCTAAAGTTAGGTAATCTTCTTCGGTTACGATTCCGTTAGCTAAAATAGCTTCGCGCGAAATATCTTCATCATGAGAACCATTATCAGCTTTGGTAGTTGGCGTAATTATTGGTGTTGGAAATTTGTCATTTTCCTTTAATCCTTCAGGCATGGTTACCCCGCAAAGCATTCGTTTTCCTGCTGCATATTCTCTAGCTGCATGTCCTGAGACATACCCGCGAATGACCATTTCTACTTTGAAAGGCTCGCATAAATGCCCTACAGCTACATTAGGATCTGGTGTTGCGACTAACCAATTAGGAACGATGTCTTGCGTCATGTTCATGAATTGGGTTGCTATTTGATTTAGAATTTGTCCTTTATATGGAATACCTTTTGGCAAAACCACATCAAATGCCGACAATCTATCCGTAGCAATCATGACTAATAGATCATCATTTATAGTGTAAACTTCACGAACTTTTCCGCGATACACTGATTTTTGACCTGGAAAATTAAAGTTAGTAGTTGTAATTGTAGTACTCATTATATAATAGTGTTGTTTGTAATGGCTGCAAATTTAGCATTAATTCATCTAGAATGGAAGTGAATAAAACTATTTA from the Flavobacterium ammonificans genome contains:
- the thrC gene encoding threonine synthase codes for the protein MKYYSLNHNAPKVSFEEAVIQGLATDRGLYFPENITPLPAAFFDTIENQSNEEIAFQAIQQFVGDEIPETELRAIIKETLCFDFPVVEVEKGIYSLELFHGPTMAFKDVGARFMSRFLGYFNRNDKTAKNTVLVATSGDTGGAVASGFLGVEGVDVIILYPSGKVSDIQERQLTTLGQNIKALEVDGVFDNCQDMVKKAFLDESLKHHNLTSANSINIARWLPQMFYFFFAYKALKSQKKPLVFSCPSGNFGNICAGIIAKKMGLPVQHFVASTNVNDTVPRFLINGIYDPKPSIATISNAMDVGNPSNFIRIQEMYQNDLEQFKTDFSSYTFSDEATLEAMKTIYTTNGYIAEPHGAVGYLGLKKELENHSDAIGIFLETAHPIKFLDVVEPALNVKLPIPPQIESVLGKEKVRTKIKTYEELKAYLG
- a CDS encoding GNAT family N-acetyltransferase, whose product is MIAKAVAEDIASLNTLINSAYRGEFSKKGWTTEAHLLEGGRTTEAELLDIILDASNTILKYSDNGKIIGCVLLKVKANELYLGMLTVSPDLQNSGIGKKLLHQAEVFAAAIRLPKIIMTVITVREELIAWYKRNGYVDTGAREPFPVSDVFNPITQEPLEFMVLEKVIA
- a CDS encoding NAD(P)H-hydrate dehydratase → MMPTTIVDQHQILQRYQPMVATTHKGRQGHVLLVGGSYGKMGSVCLSAKAAMKSGCGLVTAFIPQCGYEIVQIAVPEVMVLTDVQDHCISVIHFDIVPNAIGIGPGLGQDAITQQGLYEFLKTNTIPLVLDADALNILALHPDWLSLLAPKTIVTPHLKELERLIGKWNSEAELFEKTIAFSKKYQLIVVMKGAPTHCIDGDLVYKNTTGNSALATAGSGDVLTGMITSLLAQSYEPIDAALLGVCLHGLTADIALHETGYQSFIASDIISYLGKAYLSLGL
- a CDS encoding DUF4294 domain-containing protein; protein product: MKRTLFLICFLLLTSAIQAQVIQKESDIIIENDTILNDTIELPELIVRKEKLDIEARKQFALLQNRVLKVYPYAKITAERLTALNRGMANLKTEREKKKYFKIVENYLTNEFEAKLKKLSRKQGQILVKLIHRQTGTSTYDLIADLKSGWKAFWSNTTARVFDINLKTKYDPYNNNEDYLIESILVYAFETGRLQNQPPAIKVDFDNLSATWEAKVSSANK
- a CDS encoding M42 family metallopeptidase, yielding MSTTSILNEKSISFLESYLNNASPTGFEAEGQKIWMEYVKPYVDTFITDTYGTAVGIINPDAPYKVVIEGHADEIAWYVNYITDDGLIYVIRNGGSDHQIAPSKRVNIHTKNGIVKGVFGWPAIHTRNRGKEEPAKTDNIFIDCGCENKEQVEKLGVHVGCVITYPDEFMVLNENKFVCRAIDNRMGGFMIAEVARLLHENGKKLPFGLYITNSVQEEVGLRGAEMITQTIKPNVAIVTDVCHDSTTPMIDKKIEGETKIGKGPVVTYAPAVQNNLRELILNTATEKNIPFQRLASSRVTGTDTDAFAYSNGGVASALISLPLRYMHTTVEMVHREDVENVINLIYETLLKIENEETFSYFK
- a CDS encoding phosphoribosylaminoimidazolesuccinocarboxamide synthase, with translation MSTTITTTNFNFPGQKSVYRGKVREVYTINDDLLVMIATDRLSAFDVVLPKGIPYKGQILNQIATQFMNMTQDIVPNWLVATPDPNVAVGHLCEPFKVEMVIRGYVSGHAAREYAAGKRMLCGVTMPEGLKENDKFPTPIITPTTKADNGSHDEDISREAILANGIVTEEDYLTLEKYTRALYQRGTEIAASRGLILVDTKYEFGKTKDGKIVLIDEIHTPDSSRYFYAEGYAERQANGEEQKQLSKEFVRRWLIENGFQGQDGQQIPDMTDTYIESVSERYIELYENILGEKFVKADITNINERIEKNVVDFLKNR